The Anas acuta chromosome 1, bAnaAcu1.1, whole genome shotgun sequence genome segment ACCccctgacatgggcagggacacctcccaccagaccaggttgcccaaagccccatccagcttggccttgagcacctccagggatggggcacccacagcttctctgggcagcctctgCCAGTGCGTCACCGCCCTGAGTGAAtgatttcctcctaacctctaatccaaatctcccctcttttagtttaaaaccattccccctcgtcTTGTCATTAACAGATTGATCAGAGCCGCTCTCCATCTCTTTCaaaagccccctttaagtacagAAAGGTTGCCAAGAGGTCCGCCCGGAGCCTTCTCTCTTGCatgctgcccagccccagcccccggcccccccgaGCAGCgcggcagggcagcaccagcactCGGCGCGGTTCACTTCACCCACGCCGCGTGAGGACAGACCCGTCCGACAGGCTCCTCTCCAGCCTCTTCCACTAAAACCAGCCCACGCAGGGGGCAGCACGGCAGGGCTTTAATTTCGCTCCCAATTCCATGTCCAGCAGCGCGCACCCTgacgcctcccccccccccccgcccgcccaCGTGCTGCCCGGTCCCGCCGCGCAGCctgccccgccccgcccgcttCCGATTGGCTCCCACCCTCCTCAGCGCCTTAACTGACAGGCGCCGCAGCCAATAGAAaaagccgccccccccccccaagccgtGAGGCGGCCCGGCCGTGAGCGGAGCGCTGCGGAAGCGAGCCGAGGGGGAGCGGCTGCGCCGGGGGAAGCTCCGCGGGCACGGCCGGGCTCGGCGCCTCCCGCCCCTCACCTGCTGCCGGCGCGGCGGTGCGGGCAGCCGGGCGGCGCATGGCGGCTGGGGGAGGCCCGGCTCCTTCACCTCAGCGCCGGGCAACGGTCACCGGCTGCCGCGCCTACTTCCGGTGCGCTGCATGCTGGGAGCGCGAGGGAACGGCGGGGCGGAGGGGATAGGCGGGGAATGGGCAGCGCATGCGCGGAGGCGGCGGGTGAAGCGGGGAGGCGGGGCCGTAAGGGGGCGGGGAAAGTGGGCGGAATAGGCGGCGCATGCGCAGTTGCGGGCGGTGAAGCTGCGGCGCCCTGAGCATGGAGGCGGTGctggagggggagggggcgggtTAATGGCGGGGCGTAATGGCGGCGCCCCGAGCTGCCGCCCTGATCCCGAGCCTTCGACGCCCCCCGGTGGGGTTAGGAGTAGGTGCACGGTGAGCTCTTTCCCGTGGTAAAGCCGCTCTTCTCGCCccctgctttctctttctcgCTTAGGAAGCCGCAGGAATGGGCAGCCGCGAGGAAGCCGAGGTGCAGGTGtcggagctggagctgctctccagcatgtTTCCCCGCCGGGAGGAGTTCCTCGTCACCGACCCGCTGGctctggcagagctgcagctcgccGCCGCAAGCGAGGCCGCGGAGATGCCCTCCTCGAAAGTCCAGTTCACCCTCAACGTAAAGCCCGAGGGCCCCGGTGCCTCGATGGTATCGTAAAGATGTTCGTCTGGGTGCTTTGGGGGTTGGGTTTTTAATTCTCATCCTAAAAATATCATTGGGGCGTTTTAGGGTTTCCTCCAACCTAACATTTCATCGTTTTTAGGCGGAATTCTCTATGGTCTGTGCTTTACCGTTTAAATATCCAACTGTTCCACCAGAAATTACGGTGAGGTATGTTATGAAAGTATACAGATATAATACCCAAATCAGTCTTTTTTGGTTAGTTTGTTGTTAAATTAAGCCAGAAGGACaatgatgctgaaaaaaaacCTACAAGGGTATGATTTCTTCCGTTGCTTCAGAAATAACtgagaaaaaagtgaaaagcgAAGAGTGCCATCTTCTGTACAAAGGGGTCAGATGTAGCTGTTGTTCCCAGGTTTGATGCTCAAGAAGTCTGGTGTCCATTCTGACAAGGCTTAACACTACTTAAAAGAGTAACAAGTTACCCAGTGGTCTTATTCTTCCCTTGTCAAAATGCTGTTACTCTCTGGCTATTTTTCAGggaacttttctttttaaagaggtACTTTCTATCATTCTACATTATATAAAGTTAGTTCAGTCACCAGGCTTACTTCTTATGTACCTTTGTCTTGATTCTCATGTACAGATTGGTAGTACTATATGCGTACTCATAAGGTAGCACAACGAATATTATGTATGATCTTTGCGTAGCTAATTTGACTTAAGTATCAACAGTAAGTGCatgtggcctgattttttttttttggcagcttgAAGTAAACTGTTTGAATAACACAATATATCATAAACATATTACAtctacacttttttctttttttgttttttttaggtcACCATTATTAAGCCGCTCTCAGCAGATTCAGCTGAACTCAGatctaaaaacatatttaatgcAAAACTGCAGTGGTGAGCCTTGCATGTTGAGTGCAAGAGAATGGGTTAAAGACCATGCATCTGCTTACGTTGACAGAGAGCTTTCATCCTCCTCAGTGACGACATCAAATGCCTCGCAGTCAGAGGATGTCATTTTCACTAGATTGTGGATCTACAGTCACCACATTTAcaacaagcaaaaaagaaagaatattattGAATGGGCGAAGGAGCTCTCTCTGTCAGGGTTTTCTATGCCAGGGAAACCAGGAGTTGTTTGTGTAGAAGGTCTACAAAGTAACTGTGAAGAGTTCTGGTCAAGGTTAGTTTTCCTTTACACTTAAATGCCGTTAGTAGTttaatgttgtgtttttatgtGTTGTGTATGCGGCCAGAAGGCGGGATGCTCAACCACCTTCCAGCCTTCAAAGGTCTgcaaagaagttttttttttaatcataatgTTTTTGCAACTCAGAATAGCCACTGTACTGTTTGATACAGCAGTCAGAGTTACTAATTCttgcacatttatttctgttctatcTTCCTCTTTATGTCAGTGGTATAGCCATGGACTACAATAACCCAAGCTTCTTGGATATTTGTGTTTATATTGCCttacattcatattttattctaCTCACATCATTTATGTTACTATGTGGTGGAAACTAACTAAGCATTACTGTTTGATTGTAACAGCTAAGAGAGTGTGACAATGCATGATGAGAACATGAGAATTAGTACAGGCAAGgcagaaatgaagaatgaaatTGAAATTGTATCTTCATCAATTATTTTGTGACCAAAAAGCATTAATGTTTTTGACAGAGATAAAATGAAACAAGCTGCTGTTTATGGGAATATTTGAAATGTGGGTAGCATTCCTGTGACCAGCTAGGGAACCATTATCTCTGTCCAGAAATTTGTGTACAAATTAAATGTATTGATTTTGTGATAATAGCTATTTCATAGTATTTGCTAAAACAGTCTGTGTTTTATGGATAGATTTGTAGTTCTCTGCTTGCTTTCAGAGTAAGAAGACTAACGTGGAAAAGAATACTAATTCGGCACAGAGAAGATGTTTCTTTGGAAGGTGGAGGACATGCTGAGATCCAGAAGCAAAGAAAGTTTTccactttggaagaaaaatgttttgatgcGCATGGTCCCAGAGGAAATCATATGGATTTGGGGCAGCTATATCAATTTTTAGAACAAAAAGGATGTGcagacatttttcaaatgtacttTGGGGTTGAAGGGCATTAGGTTACCATAGGTGCAAGTGACTACATTTGTAAGTTAATCCTCATAACAGATTCCTTAGCTGTTCTGCAGCTGTTGATCAGAGAAGGAATTACTATCTTTGCTTGATACGACGAATCCAGTTTTCTACGAAAACAAATATTCAGTTCGATCTGAGTAATGAAAGTGACTGAATGAATGCTTTATTGCAAGGCCtgattttaaaggaatttaGGGGACGTAGCTAATTACAAGGAATGAAAATAAGTTTGATAACCTGCTGGGCAGAGCTACAGAACATGGGGTTTTAGGGAATGAGTAAATGAATAGGAAttgagaaaaatgaagtgtGGACATCTGAGGAGAGGAAATGTGATGTTTACATGACATGTTTACATACACTACATGAAGACTTTGGTAACAATCTTTTATTGTTCTTTCTATATTAAGTGATGAGGTTAATAcgttttatataaaaatgaaacaggagCACCTCATTCATGCAAATAGGATGCGGTGGGACGCCTTCTCTAAGTAAGGCACGAGACTTTTTTGTAGGTGAGCGTGTGTACGGGTGAGGGATGCTGCCGTGTACCCACTACCTCTATCTGctcatgggggggggggctccctggAGGTGCCCTCCAGCATAATAAAGAGTACCCCGCTGCCTTCAGCACCGTGCTGTGTTATTGTTTTTATCCCGGTCTCAACACCCCCGTGTGCGATATCCGCCGGTACCTCAGGCAGTCCCGCCCCGCCCGTGACGCggcgccgctccccgccccgcgccgACGGAAGCGCCGGCGCCATCATGGGGGGCAAGAACAAGCAGCGCACCAAGGGCAACCTGCGGGTGAGCGCCGCGACATGGCGGCACCGGGGGCGGGACCCGGCCTCAGGGGTGCCctcgggccgggccgggcccccgggggggctgcggccgccCTGGGGGAGCCGCTCCGTAGTGGGGGAGAGAGGGGCGTCCTCAGTGCTCCTCAGTGCTGGGGCTTCCCCCGCGGTTAAAGtgggttaaaaaagaaaaaaaaaagggcacgTAGTCAGCTGGGAATGTGGCTTACGTGCCTAGAGGAAGTGGGAACGTGCGGTGAGCTTCGGCAAGTTGGTGTTAATTAACAAAAATGTCGGATCTGTGGCTGTCACTGAGAATTTAGTGGGTGTTTGGGGCGTAAGGAATGACAGAGAACCGTAAGGTGTCGTTCGGTCCCAGGACAGACTTCCAAAGAGGCCACTCGTATGATGAGCAAGGAGTTGTTGAACTGGGACAAACGGCGTTAAATGTTGAATTTCAAAGCACTCCCTGTGATGATGATGGGTTGTAATATGCTGTGTGTGTTACACACATACCCTTTTGCTCCATTCCTCTGAATTCTTCGTGGCCCTTCAGAATCAtgagggttggaaaagacctccaggatcatctgctccaaccaccCCCATACTACCACTGTAGCTCGCTTTGTATCATGCTTTGAAGCATGTTGTAATTGTCCCCTGTGACAACTTGAGCATACTTGGGAGCTGTATTGCAGTATGCAATAACACTAAGTAGCTTCAAAGTaacaaaaaagtaacaaaagtAGTTTCTCATAAAGTATTTGTGTGTTAAAGTCATGACAAAAAAATGGAATGCTGATTCTACAGAGAAAACTAATTTTCTAGGTTAAACTTCTATCTTTAAAGTATGGATGGCCTTTTTTGAGAAACTGTTTTAAATAGGTAGTTAATTACGTTACGTAAtgatttatattatatattcacTAATCATTATTTTGAATGTCTGATGCACACAAAATTAGATAAAGTGACTGACGTGTATAACTGACGTATGTTCCTGTTTTTTGTCAGCCTTCTAGCAGTGGCCGAGCTGCGGAGCTCCTCGCTAAAGAACGTGGAACAGTGCCTGGGTTTATTGGCTTTGGAACATCTCAGAGTGATCTCGGATATGTGCCTGCAGTTCAAGGAGCAGAGGAAATAGACAGCCTGGTGGATGCTGATTTTCGAATGGTGTTGCGAAAACTCTCTAAAAGAGATGtcataacaaaattaaaagtggGTGTATTCTTTGTCCCCCATAAAAAAAGTATCTGTGTTGGAAGAGCATTCCTTTTTTCTGAAGTATGGCAAAGGAATCTACCATGGTAGCTAGTTGTATGTTTGTACCAGTAAATTTACTAGAGTTGCAGTACAGAAGGTACCTTGAAGGACTTAAAAGGTCTGTCAGGCACTGCTGACAGAGCATTCATAAAATTAACTCTATGGATAACCAAATGCCAGAAATTAATtgattttggaaaataacaGGCAGTGTCTAGTAGAAGCTGGTAAACTAGAAAATGTGTATGTCTGACACTTCTTAAATCATGCTGTTGATATCTTGGTTTTAGGCTATGCAGGAGTTTGGGACGATGTGCAAAGAAAGAGAAGCCGAAGTGGTTAAAGGTGTTCTTCCGTACTGGCCAAGAATTTATTGTAAAATCTCCCTAGTAAGTACTAAAGTATCTAAATTAAGAACTTCTCTGGATACTTCCTGTGAAAACCTGTAATGTGGTCCTGCTGATATATCTAACTTTGTTGGAATTGCTGGTGTATtctagaagaagaaagaaaaaggaagaagcagaaaagtatCATGCTTTGTTATTGAGATGTTTACATACAGTGTAACCGTGAACTGTTGATGCCTGGGCTGTATTTGCTGTTTGTTGGGCCTTCATCTTAAAAGGATTACgaaatatttattctcttgAAAAGTTCTTTTATGTAGATACCAGAACAGATAAAGAGAATGTGCTGTTTTGTtaagaaaattatatatttttttgatctAAGATTAATAGCTGGCCAGacttattattaaatatatatatatatgtagacaGCTAATCCATAATTTTCTGATACAATATTTAATACATCTGCAAACTATCTGGACTGACTACTGTTCTAAACAAGGTAGTGAACAAAATGCATCACtattctgaaaattaaagcaattCCTAATGT includes the following:
- the RWDD2B gene encoding RWD domain-containing protein 2B, whose product is MGSREEAEVQVSELELLSSMFPRREEFLVTDPLALAELQLAAASEAAEMPSSKVQFTLNVKPEGPGASMAEFSMVCALPFKYPTVPPEITVRSPLLSRSQQIQLNSDLKTYLMQNCSGEPCMLSAREWVKDHASAYVDRELSSSSVTTSNASQSEDVIFTRLWIYSHHIYNKQKRKNIIEWAKELSLSGFSMPGKPGVVCVEGLQSNCEEFWSRVRRLTWKRILIRHREDVSLEGGGHAEIQKQRKFSTLEEKCFDAHGPRGNHMDLGQLYQFLEQKGCADIFQMYFGVEGH